One window from the genome of Dongia rigui encodes:
- a CDS encoding ABC transporter permease subunit, with amino-acid sequence MAAGGSSLALRGPLAGLAWTSLGLQIAIFAAPLALVLWLSLLATANQSGDLSLTGWTSLLASPEAREALFSSILLAALTALGATCLSWPIAYLIAIRGRRLGRVLLGFVILLWFFDPGMRILGWMQAFKDLALLDILPLSMLSGFSAELIAGIHAWLPLSILVLALAFRRVDPHLLRAARECGADSATLLTRILWPLCRSAAALSAAITFSGAIGSFLEPRLLGTGEFEQASEWLQRALESETGWPYAAAMLILLLAFAAAPLVLLAVLNQRKVPT; translated from the coding sequence ATGGCGGCCGGCGGCAGCTCCTTGGCGTTGCGCGGCCCCCTCGCCGGCCTCGCCTGGACGTCGCTGGGATTGCAAATCGCGATCTTTGCCGCCCCCCTTGCACTCGTCCTCTGGCTCAGCCTGCTGGCCACGGCCAATCAATCCGGCGACCTGTCGCTCACGGGCTGGACCAGTCTGCTCGCTTCACCAGAGGCCCGCGAAGCGCTCTTCAGCAGCATTCTGCTCGCAGCACTGACCGCGCTCGGTGCGACCTGCCTCAGCTGGCCGATCGCCTACTTGATCGCCATTCGCGGTCGGCGCCTTGGGCGCGTCCTGCTCGGCTTCGTCATCCTGCTGTGGTTTTTCGATCCCGGCATGCGCATCCTGGGCTGGATGCAGGCCTTCAAGGACCTCGCACTCCTGGACATCCTGCCATTGTCGATGCTCAGCGGCTTCTCGGCAGAACTGATCGCCGGTATTCACGCCTGGCTGCCGCTTAGCATTCTGGTTCTTGCACTGGCTTTTCGCCGCGTCGATCCGCATCTGCTGCGCGCGGCACGGGAATGCGGTGCCGACAGCGCAACACTCCTCACCCGCATCCTGTGGCCGCTCTGCCGATCTGCTGCGGCACTTTCCGCAGCCATAACTTTCAGCGGCGCCATCGGCAGCTTCCTGGAGCCGCGGCTGCTCGGCACCGGCGAATTTGAACAGGCCAGCGAGTGGCTGCAACGCGCGTTGGAAAGCGAGACCGGTTGGCCCTATGCCGCGGCGATGCTGATCCTGTTGCTGGCATTTGCCGCTGCACCTCTCGTCCTCCTGGCGGTGCTCAATCAGCGCAAGGTGCCCACATGA
- a CDS encoding ABC transporter ATP-binding protein — MSGPGHLELRDLTAGEGAAALDGFSAQLPRGAFFALVAPAPELLTTAIDLIAGFARPRHGRILIDNKDLGLRVPGERGVMTVRAHLALFPHLTLRANIAFPLQQRGHDRAEIATRLERVVEECGIAADLLDRLPASLTAEQQLRTALARAMAGEPEILLLERPLQVLPGAARHAFLPELKRLHRQFNLTTLFATDDLAEAMALADIISVVVGGREVQLGKAEELFGRPASATVAQLAGPCNLLPVDVEMLDAKVVLRSALLQSGGGDLGRERCHPRLASGPALLLVRPEVVRPFLGIRRFDLLTDGIIADVMPRGTNTRIRVAIEGFAPGVIAEIPAPAPFPLESGRRVTLGWNRADSYLLPVT; from the coding sequence ATGTCCGGGCCGGGCCATCTCGAGCTGCGCGATCTGACGGCCGGGGAAGGTGCCGCGGCACTTGACGGCTTTTCCGCGCAGCTGCCGCGTGGCGCCTTCTTCGCGCTGGTGGCCCCGGCACCCGAACTGCTGACCACCGCCATCGACCTCATCGCCGGATTCGCGCGGCCGCGGCATGGCCGCATCCTGATCGACAACAAGGATCTCGGCCTGCGGGTGCCGGGCGAGCGTGGTGTCATGACGGTGCGCGCGCATCTCGCCCTCTTCCCGCACCTAACCTTGCGCGCCAACATCGCCTTTCCACTGCAACAGCGCGGTCATGACAGAGCCGAAATCGCAACCCGCCTGGAACGTGTGGTCGAGGAATGCGGCATCGCCGCCGATCTATTGGACCGGCTGCCCGCGTCCCTCACGGCGGAGCAACAATTGCGCACGGCCCTCGCCCGCGCCATGGCCGGGGAGCCTGAGATTCTGCTCCTCGAGCGGCCGCTGCAGGTACTGCCAGGTGCGGCACGCCATGCTTTCCTGCCGGAACTGAAGCGGCTGCACCGGCAGTTCAACCTCACCACGCTGTTTGCCACCGACGACCTCGCTGAAGCGATGGCGCTGGCGGACATCATCTCGGTCGTCGTCGGTGGCCGAGAAGTGCAATTGGGCAAGGCCGAGGAATTGTTCGGCCGCCCGGCGAGCGCCACGGTCGCCCAATTGGCCGGCCCCTGCAATCTGCTGCCCGTCGACGTCGAAATGCTCGACGCCAAGGTCGTCTTGCGCTCGGCCTTGCTACAATCTGGCGGCGGCGATTTGGGGCGCGAGCGCTGCCACCCTCGGCTGGCGAGCGGTCCGGCCCTGCTGCTGGTGCGCCCCGAAGTCGTGCGGCCCTTTCTCGGCATCCGCCGCTTCGACCTGCTGACCGATGGTATCATCGCCGATGTCATGCCACGCGGCACCAACACGCGCATCCGTGTCGCCATCGAAGGCTTCGCGCCCGGCGTGATCGCCGAGATTCCGGCACCCGCCCCCTTTCCGCTGGAAAGCGGCAGGCGCGTCACGCTGGGCTGGAACCGGGCCGATTCCTATCTGCTGCCGGTGACCTGA
- a CDS encoding GNAT family N-acetyltransferase, producing the protein MQTPIIRIETPDQPDVRDMLAEGDAYYATLYPAESNHLVDISTLQGPQTSFYVARVDGRLRGIGAILRQQSYGEIKRMYVDPKARGLKLGSRLLAALEADARAVGITCLRLETGVRQPEAIALYVKSGYREIAPFGAYQLDPHSLYMEKTLDA; encoded by the coding sequence TTGCAGACGCCCATCATTCGCATCGAAACCCCCGACCAGCCGGATGTGCGCGACATGCTGGCCGAAGGCGATGCCTATTACGCGACACTGTACCCGGCCGAGAGCAACCACCTGGTCGACATATCGACCTTGCAGGGGCCGCAGACCAGCTTCTACGTGGCGCGCGTCGACGGCCGGTTGCGCGGGATCGGCGCCATCTTGCGCCAGCAGAGCTATGGCGAGATCAAGCGCATGTATGTCGACCCCAAGGCGCGCGGCCTGAAGCTCGGCAGCCGCCTGCTGGCGGCACTCGAGGCCGATGCCCGTGCCGTGGGCATCACCTGCCTGCGGCTCGAGACCGGCGTCCGGCAGCCGGAGGCGATCGCGCTATATGTTAAGTCTGGATATCGCGAGATCGCCCCCTTCGGGGCCTATCAGCTCGACCCACATTCGCTCTACATGGAAAAGACCCTGGACGCATAG
- a CDS encoding YajQ family cyclic di-GMP-binding protein, translating into MPSFDIISKTELAEVENAIQGVVREVGTRFDFKGSHCTIERKEAVITINADDDLKLKQMQELLKVHITRRKLDPGCLEFKDEQKATGNSRRQEVVVKQGIEQTLGKKIVKDIKDAKLKVQVSIQGDELRVTGKKRDELQEAIAFVKGLKIEQPLQFTNFRD; encoded by the coding sequence ATGCCGTCATTTGACATCATTTCTAAGACTGAACTGGCCGAGGTCGAGAATGCCATCCAGGGCGTCGTCCGAGAGGTCGGCACGCGCTTCGATTTCAAGGGGTCGCATTGCACGATCGAGCGCAAGGAAGCCGTCATCACCATCAATGCCGATGACGATCTGAAGCTGAAGCAGATGCAGGAACTGCTCAAGGTGCATATCACGCGGCGGAAACTGGATCCCGGCTGCCTCGAATTCAAGGACGAGCAGAAGGCCACCGGCAATTCGCGCCGCCAGGAAGTCGTGGTGAAGCAGGGCATCGAGCAGACGCTGGGCAAGAAGATCGTCAAGGACATCAAGGACGCAAAGCTGAAGGTCCAGGTTTCGATCCAGGGTGACGAACTGCGCGTCACTGGCAAGAAGCGTGACGAACTCCAGGAAGCGATCGCCTTCGTAAAGGGGTTGAAGATCGAACAGCCGCTGCAGTTCACTAATTTCCGCGATTGA
- a CDS encoding MATE family efflux transporter: MTDTPISAPRVTHRRILAVAVPAILANFAAVLPNLVDTALIGRTGDAVALGGISVGASLSTFVLWAFAFLRLGTAGFTAQAYGAEDGDEIKATLNRALSLAWIFGFILLLVMVPLAFVAVPMFGSSEAVADLAARYFHYRLFSAPFDFTNYVIFGWLVGLQRMGRALALQVLLNGLNVALCWLFVYQLHLGVDGAAIATAVAQTVTAIVGFVVARRLLRIVPLSEESGSLIDLDKLFVLVSVNFDIFLRTLAVMFVMVYFVGLGARMGDATLAANQVLFALVATIAQSLDGFAQSAETLTGQAVGQRDRGQLRRAVGGSLLWALVLALGIAVLLECGGGAIIGLFSDDPAVLAEAAPYLPWLTATPLVAVWCYVLDGVFIGATRGREMRNGMVIAALGAIVAQYFAIPAFGNHGLWGALMLFFVLRAATLYLWYPRIPRALAH; this comes from the coding sequence ATGACCGACACCCCAATTTCCGCGCCCCGGGTTACCCATCGCCGCATCCTTGCCGTGGCCGTGCCGGCTATTCTCGCCAATTTCGCGGCGGTCCTGCCCAATCTGGTCGACACCGCCCTGATCGGCCGGACCGGCGACGCCGTGGCGCTGGGCGGCATCTCCGTCGGGGCCTCGCTGTCGACCTTCGTGCTGTGGGCTTTCGCCTTCCTGCGGCTCGGCACGGCGGGCTTCACCGCCCAGGCCTACGGCGCCGAGGATGGCGACGAAATCAAGGCAACACTCAACCGGGCGCTGTCGCTGGCCTGGATCTTTGGTTTCATCCTGCTCCTGGTCATGGTTCCGCTGGCCTTCGTCGCCGTGCCGATGTTCGGATCCAGCGAGGCGGTGGCCGATCTGGCCGCCCGCTATTTCCATTATCGCCTGTTCAGTGCGCCGTTTGACTTCACCAATTATGTCATCTTCGGCTGGCTGGTCGGGCTGCAGCGCATGGGGCGTGCCCTGGCCTTGCAGGTGCTGCTCAATGGCCTCAACGTCGCTCTTTGCTGGCTGTTCGTCTATCAACTCCATCTCGGCGTTGATGGCGCCGCCATCGCCACCGCCGTCGCGCAGACGGTGACCGCCATTGTCGGCTTCGTGGTGGCCCGGCGTCTGCTGCGCATCGTTCCGTTGAGCGAAGAATCGGGTTCTCTCATCGACCTCGACAAGCTCTTTGTGCTGGTGTCGGTCAATTTCGATATTTTCCTGCGCACCCTCGCGGTGATGTTTGTGATGGTCTATTTCGTCGGCCTCGGCGCCCGCATGGGCGACGCCACGCTGGCCGCGAACCAAGTCCTGTTCGCGCTGGTCGCCACCATCGCCCAGAGCCTCGACGGATTTGCACAATCGGCCGAGACACTGACCGGCCAGGCAGTCGGCCAGCGCGATCGCGGTCAGTTGCGCCGTGCCGTCGGTGGCTCGCTCCTCTGGGCGTTGGTCCTTGCCCTGGGCATTGCCGTCCTGCTCGAATGCGGTGGCGGTGCCATCATTGGCTTGTTCAGCGACGACCCCGCGGTCCTCGCCGAGGCAGCGCCTTATCTGCCCTGGCTGACCGCCACCCCATTGGTGGCCGTTTGGTGCTATGTCCTCGACGGCGTCTTCATCGGCGCCACCCGCGGCCGCGAGATGCGCAACGGCATGGTGATTGCGGCGCTCGGGGCGATCGTCGCGCAATATTTCGCCATTCCGGCCTTCGGCAATCATGGCCTGTGGGGCGCGCTGATGCTGTTCTTTGTCTTGCGAGCGGCAACGCTTTATCTGTGGTACCCGCGGATTCCCCGGGCGCTGGCACATTGA